In a genomic window of Suricata suricatta isolate VVHF042 chromosome 12, meerkat_22Aug2017_6uvM2_HiC, whole genome shotgun sequence:
- the LOC115275200 gene encoding C-C chemokine receptor type 1-like encodes MTEASMKITVPTESYDMTTEYDYGDVTPCQKGAERAFGAQLLPPLYSLVFVIGLVGNILVLLVLMQYKRLKSMTSIYLLNLAISDLLFLVTLPFWIDYKLKDDWIFGDGTCKLLSGLYYIGLYSEIFFIILLTVDRYLAIVHAVFALQVRTVFFGILSSALAWVLAILAAVPGFHFSKIQREFSHTTCSLHFPHESLKAWKRFQALKLNTLGLALPLLVMIICYMEIIRILLRRPNEKKAKAVRLIFVIMIVFFLFWTPYNLAMLVSAFQGTFFTDECRQSKQLDVALQVTEVIAYTHCCVNPVIYAFVGERFRRYLRQLFHRTLAVRLVKWLPFLSTERLERASSVSPSTAEHELSAGF; translated from the coding sequence ATGACAGAGGCCAGCATGAAGATCACAGTCCCTACGGAGAGCTATGACATGACAACAGAATATGACTATGGAGACGTCACCCCGTGccagaagggggcagagagggccTTCGGGGCCCAGCTGCTGCCCCCGCTGTACTCGCTGGTGTTTGTCATTGGCCTCGTGGGCAACATCCTGGTGCTCTTGGTCCTAATGCAGTACAAGAGGCTCAAGAGTATGACCAGCATCTACCTCCTCAACCTGGCCATTTCTGACCTGCTCTTCCTCGTCACGCTGCCCTTCTGGATTGACTACAAGCTGAAGGATGACTGGATTTTCGGGGACGGCACCTGTAAGCTGCTCTCGGGGCTTTATTACATCGGCTTGTACAGCGAGATCTTCTTTATCATCCTGCTGACGGTGGACCGGTACCTGGCCATCGTCCACGCCGTGTTCGCCCTTCAGGTTCGCACCGTCTTCTTCGGCATCCTCAGCAGCGCTTTGGCCTGGGTCCTGGCCATCTTGGCCGCCGTCCCGGGCTTTCACTTTTCTAAGATCCAACGGGAGTTCTCTCATACTACCTGCAGCCTCCACTTCCCTCATGAAAGCCTCAAGGCCTGGAaacggttccaggctctgaagctgAACACACTCGGGCTGGCCTTGCCTCTGTTGGTCATGATCATCTGCTACATGGAGATCATAAGGATTCTGCTCAGAAGACCAAACGAGAAGAAGGCCAAAGCCGTCCGCCTGATTTTTGTCATCATGAtcgtcttctttctcttttggacCCCCTACAACCTGGCCATGCTGGTCTCTGCCTTCCAAGGCACGTTCTTCACCGATGAGTGCCGGCAGAGCAAACAGCTGGACGTGGCCTTGCAGGTGACGGAGGTGATCGCCTACACGCACTGCTGTGTCAACCCTGTCATCTATGCCTTTGTGGGGGAGAGGTTCCGAAGGTACCTGCGCCAGCTCTTCCACAGGACCCTGGCTGTGCGCCTGGTGAAATggctccccttcctctccacGGAGAGGCTGGAGAGGGCCAGCTCCGTGTCCCCCTCCACAGCGGAGCATGAACTCTCTGCGGGGTTCTGA